The Pseudorca crassidens isolate mPseCra1 chromosome 16, mPseCra1.hap1, whole genome shotgun sequence genome includes the window GCGTACACCGTACTCTCTGCTTGAAAAGCTCTGCTCCATAGTCTTTTCCATTCAGTTAACAGCTGAGGACCCTCGACATGTGGCACCTCGAAGAGGCTAATGTCCAAAAGGCTAATAAACCAACAAGCAATTCTTGAGAAGCACTGTGTATGTATAATTCTAGTGTCCTCTAAGCCATTAGATGAGATGCAGGATAGTAGCATGAATGCCAAAATACTGGAATTTCTGAGACATTTCAAAGGTTCACAGGGAAAAGACAGTATCTGAAATTGATGTTAGGATCAAGTATCTTGGCTGTCCGGTTGCTCTATTTGTGGAAGACTGCGTTGGATGATGTTACAATGACAGATATGATCCCTGCTTCTTCCTAAGCTACGAACCAATAGGAGGCTTTAAATCAGGCCACTATGCAAGGCCGACTGATGAGCGCTATAAAAGGGATAAGCAAAGGGGCAGAGAAGAGTAATTTGGTTTTGTGACAGCACAGTTTTACGGAATATTTATTAtgtaagaaatttttatttttagtgttttatcaTAGAAGTATTCATTGTGAATCTCTAtttggtggttttatttttacctttattctCTGGCTGTGGCTTCAGCTAAGTAAAAGGATCCAAACTGTGCAATCAGAGAGACGTACTTTCAAATCCCCTCTCTACTACTTTGCTGGGTAGCCGATCTTGAACAAATCATTTCACccttctgagccttagtttctatTACAGAAAAGAGATACAAGAGTACCTCACAAGactgaatgaaaattaaagctaatgaaaacacaatttctCACACAGAATGCACTCAGAGAATACTCCCATcacttctccctctgtctccttccCCACCTTCTCACACAAATCTCTGTAAATATCGTTTGCTTTTATTCTATGGCCACTGGGTACGACTCCTGAGTAGAGAGCACAGGTGAAAAGGGAGCAAAGGGCTGAGGGCGCAGGTTGGGAAAGGGAGCTCAGTTACAGACTAAGAATAGTCTGCAGATGAAAACGGTTTTCCCTGGGAGCACAGCTGTCACTGTCAGATGCGGCAGCAGTTATTCTGATTGCTTTGCTCTACTGCTCCCTTCTTTGTTGGCGTAATCTATAACTTTGTaggttactgtcagtttctctaACAATGTTCATGTCATAACTCTTGGGTGGTTCAGTATCCAAGTGGTTGATACTGCCAGACCCTGGCCTCTCAGGTCCTTGGCCTCTTTCTTCAATGATCTTGTCCTCCAACCTACCTTACTGCCAGGATCAAAGCCTAGGCCTCGTCCTTACCAACAAACACAGCCCTGCCGTAATCTCAATTCCGAGCATCCCATTCTCCAGCCCCGATAGTGAAAAAGCAAGTTATTTCAATGCTCTGGGCTTCAGTCGCCTCCTCTGGAAATTGATGGCAACACCACCCATCTCAAAGGGTACTGATGAAGGAGCATCAGGCACTCACACCGGGGCACTTACTGAGCCCAGTGATGTTAGTTCCCTTTTCCAACCCCTCCCATTCTAAGGACTGGCAATACAGAGCAAGAGCCCGTGTCGGCGAGGCACTTGGAGCAGCTGGTGGCAGAATCCACCATATGATCATTTAGTTTCTTCCACTTTCTAAACTCCTTTGTATTTGCATTTTGGGTATATGACCATATGATTTGGGGCGGGCAACTGGGAATGCTTTATTTCTGATAGCAGCTCTAGGCCAATGAATTTGCCAACTCTTGCCCAAGAGTAAATACTATCCCCTCAGAAGATCCAGGAGAAATCTACCAATTTAGAAGGCTGGAATTTTTTGGTTAGTGTGCGTATGTTTTGCTTTTCAATCATCTTTAAAGTGTCAGGTGACATTTTCCAAAGGTGTGCCTGCTATGTACATAAAACAAGCCTGGATTATGAGACAAGGTTTTCTCTGCTGCTCACGGAAACCGCTCATTTGACATGCCTCAAACGGTGCCTCATTTCATAGCCCACCACTCATCGTAAGCTCTATGTATTTTGACAGCAAAAGAAACACGTCCCAGTGTGACTTACCCACTGTTGGGGACAGCTTGATTCAAATGAGCTTCTTAACTTCTTGCACCGAGAAGCGTCCTCTGTGTTCTCATCTAAACACTTCCAGTACTCATCCCGGGCTCCCCAGCAAGCCTGCCTTTCTTTCATAGATGGG containing:
- the COA6 gene encoding cytochrome c oxidase assembly factor 6 homolog isoform X2, with protein sequence MAAPSMKERQACWGARDEYWKCLDENTEDASRCKKLRSSFESSCPQQWIKYFDKRRDYLKFKEKFEAGEFQPPKTAAKS
- the COA6 gene encoding cytochrome c oxidase assembly factor 6 homolog isoform X3; its protein translation is MAAPSMKERQACWGARDEYWKCLDENTEDASRCKKLRSSFESSCPQQWGPGEIKPRSGVEQQKGCAPPGWARDQ
- the COA6 gene encoding cytochrome c oxidase assembly factor 6 homolog isoform X1, yielding MAAPSMKERQACWGARDEYWKCLDENTEDASRCKKLRSSFESSCPQQWEGKSLHKFLFCFWLCRAACGISVPRPGIAHCSGSAES
- the COA6 gene encoding cytochrome c oxidase assembly factor 6 homolog isoform X4, whose translation is MAAPSMKERQACWGARDEYWKCLDENTEDASRCKKLRSSFESSCPQQWIIDQLRWFYLNICLQRAEY